From Bacteroidia bacterium, the proteins below share one genomic window:
- the rplJ gene encoding 50S ribosomal protein L10 yields the protein MKKSDKNVIVAELQELFENNSFVYITDASGMTAADTNKLRRELFKNGVKMRVAKNTLIKLAMQNSSKNFGDLKTTLSGSSAIMVSENLKAPALSIKNFRANGDSPKLKGAFIDSAIFIGDNQLGTLASLQSKEDLLAAVIALLQSPVKNVLSALQSSGQNITGILQTLSNKEN from the coding sequence ATGAAAAAATCAGACAAGAATGTGATTGTTGCGGAATTGCAAGAGCTCTTTGAAAACAATTCGTTTGTTTATATCACAGATGCTTCCGGTATGACTGCAGCTGACACTAACAAATTAAGAAGGGAATTGTTTAAAAATGGAGTAAAGATGAGAGTTGCTAAAAATACTCTGATTAAACTCGCAATGCAAAATTCGTCAAAGAATTTTGGGGATTTAAAAACTACCCTTAGTGGTTCATCAGCCATTATGGTTAGTGAAAACCTTAAAGCTCCGGCTCTTTCAATTAAAAATTTCAGAGCTAATGGAGATAGCCCAAAATTGAAAGGTGCTTTTATTGATTCTGCAATTTTTATTGGAGATAATCAATTAGGTACTTTAGCGTCATTGCAATCAAAAGAGGATTTGTTGGCAGCAGTTATTGCACTCCTTCAATCACCCGTTAAAAACGTTCTTTCTGCTCTTCAATCAAGTGGACAGAACATTACAGGAATTTTACAAACACTATCAAACAAAGAAAATTAA